The DNA window caaataatttattcattttatctGTTTTTCAGtaatatttgaatatatattaaaaaaatacataaaaaataatgtgattattcacaatattttttttaaaaaaatcacttgAGATAAAATTATcgaaatttaaagataaaaatatcttatttttttaataatatttaaaaaattgtatcaaaatCTTATTTCTAAAGTCTtcttttagaatatatatttaatgtttaATATCTAGCTCtttttgtcatatttttaaatttttcaaacaaaaatttcTTCGTTAATATCTTTTGGAATTATTTTTATAAGCGATTTGAATTTTTGACtactattttgatattttattcatcacaaaaaatacttttaggacaattaaaaatataataaagtatTTTGACACAAAGTAAGTTGGATTAAAAtccatttattttactttatattggagctctttttgttagaattttttGTGGTGGCTTTTATTGATGGTTGATTTTTGTTGTTGTGAAGACGAGTTAAATATTTAAACctgatatttttaaaagtatatgAAATGATTCCGTGGGTTTTGAATGTTACTTTCTATTATTAACTAGGTTTTTAAATCTCGTTATTAAtgtaaataataagataaaataatagtATAGGACGGTTTAAACCTCGTTAAATCtcgttattaattttaatattagtttttaataatgaTTAAGATCTAATTACTGTATATACATTGctataagaaaaagattcacACAACTATCTAATTTTGTTGATGGTTAGCGAATTTATCATATGTTATCTTTTAGGAGATTAGACAACACATGTTTTTGAGTACCAAAACCTGGCCTTCAcatagataaaatattattcttcgatcacttgagtcataatatTAACACTTTCATgatgtttttaaatttgttgaaGATATATTTTTGCTTTTATTGTTTGGAGATAAGTTTGGTATCAACTAAATTTTTGGAAggcattttttaaaattattctatgaAAAAAATTCTATAGTTTGTGTGAGCAAAATAATTAGAAGGGTTAATAGTTAAATTCGTCTACGAAAGATCACCGATTTTTCAAATTAGTTctcaaatgatttttttagcCATATTAGTCCTCGAAAGATAAAACGtaagtcaaattagtccttccgTTAGTTAGATGATGATGTGTCACGTTAAGTGCCACGTGTCACCAGATGATTAGTTGACGTGTCAGGTCAGTGACACCTAGTACACCACGTgtcacttgacatgtaaaaaagatatttataatcaaaatagtctCTGAAAGTCTAaacgtaagtcattttcatcccaaaaattttaaaaattaatcaaattagttcttatataattttttttattttttcataatattaaatttaaaatatttttttataatactaattttaatattatttttagaccttaataaacaaaattctctttatataaaataataaaaataattaaattattataaaattattttgtcatttgtattttaaaattttacattttcaaattgtaatttttgattacatactaataaaataattacataaacaaaagaaatacaTCATACATAAAATatgagaaacaaataaaaaactagTTTCATAACTAACTTCATAATTATCACTGAGAAGAAATTTATCTCTGTTCTACTAGTTAGAAACAACAGAAAACTAAAGATTTTTATTTCACTATTATATACTTCAGGATGGCCTCTAAGAAATACAAAATgggttttaaaaatattgaattctatcatataaattaaataataatataaattataatttaaacaaatttaaaaaatttaaattttaaaaNNNNNNNNNNNNNNNNNNNNNNNNNNNNNNNNNNNNNNNNNNNNNNNNNNNNNNNNNNNNNNNNNNNNNNNNNNNNNNNNNNNNNNNNNNNNNNNNNNNNNNNNNNNNNNNNNNNNNNNNNNNNNNNNNNNNNNNNNNNNNNNNNNNNNNNNNNNNNNNNNNNNNNNNNNNNNNNNNNNNNNNNNNNNNNNNNNNNNNNNNNNNNNNNNNNNNNNNNNNNNNNNNNNNNNNNNNNNNNNNNNNNNNNNNNNNNNNNNNNNNNNNNNNNNNNNNNNNNNNNNNNNNNNNNNNNNNNNNNNNNNNNNNNNNNNNNNNNNNNNNNNNNNNNNNNNNNNNNNNNNNNNNNNNNNNNNNNNNNNNNNNNNNNNNNNNNNNNNNNNNNNNNNNNNNNNNNNNNNNNNNNNNNNNNNNNNNNNNNNNNNNNNNNNNNNNNNNNNNNNNNNNNNNNNNNNNNNNNNNNNNNNNNNNNNNNNNNNNNNNNNNNNNNNNNNNNNNNNNNNNNNNNNNNNNNNNNNNNNNNNNNNNNNNNNNNNNNNNNNNNNNNNNNNNNNNNNNNNNNNNNNNNNNNNNNNNNNNNNNNNNNNNNNNNNNNNNNNNNNNNNNNNNNNNNNNNNNNNNNNNNNNNNNNNNNNNNNNNNNNNNNNNNNNNNNNNNNNNNNNNNNNNNNNNNNNNNNNNNNNNNNNNNNNNNNNNNNNNNNNNNNNNNNNNNNNNNNNNNNNNNNNNNNNNNNNNNNNNNNNNNNNNNNNNNNNNNNNNNNNNNNNNNNNNNNNNNNNNNNNNNNNNNNNNNNNNNNNNNNNNNNNNNNNNNNNNNNNNNNNNNNNNNNNNNNNNNNNNNNNNNNNNNNNNNNNNNNNNNNNNNNNNNNNNNNNNNNNNNNNNNNNNNNNNNNNNNNNNNNNNNNNNNNNNNNNNNNNNNNNNNNNNNNNNNNNNNNNNNNNNNNNNNNNNNNNNNNNNNNNNNNNNNNNNNNNNNNNNNNNNNNNNNNNNNNNNNNNNNNNNNNNNNNNNNNNNNNNNNNNNNNNNNNNNNNNNNNNNNNNNNNNNNNNNNNNNNNNNNNNNNNNNNNNNNNNNNNNNNNNNNNNNNNNNNNNNNNNNNNNNNNNNNNNNNNNNNNNNNNNNNNNNNNNNNNNNNNNNNNNNNNNNNNNNNNNNNNNNNNNNNNNNNNNNNNNNNNNNNNNNNNNNNNNNNNNNNNNNNNNNNNNNNNNNNNNNNNNNNNNNNNNNNNNNNNNNNNNNNNNNNNNNNNNNNNNNNNNNNNNNNNNNNNNNNNNNNNNNNNNNNNNNNNNNNNNNNNNNNNNNNNNNNNNNNNNNNNNNNNNNNNNNNNNNNNNNNNNNNNNNNNNNNNNNNNNNNNNNNNNNNNNNNNNNNNNNNNNNNNNNNNNNNNNNNNNNNNNNNNNNNtattatttttatttattaaaacaactttaaaataaatatttttattataaataatttatttataaattatttttaatataaaattttatatataattttttttaaaaaaaagttaattaagtTATTTACACAAACAGGCAAAGCCAATTTGACCCATATGGGTTTTAGAGAAAAATTGGTGGCCGGTcggtttgaaaaaaaaaattgaaaaaacccCAATTTCCTATCCCAGAACCCTCGGCGTCCCCCTCACCAACCTTGCTCATCGTTCTTCTCTCTCAGACTTGCTATCGTTCTCGTCACTGTCTCCCTCACCTGCAAGCTCTGTCAGTCTCACCTGTCGTCGTGGCCTGTGTCGTCACTGTCTCGGAATCGGCGGACTCAAGCCCTCCGTCGCGGCCTGTGTCTTCACCGTCTCGGACTCGGCGGATCAAGCTCGTCGTCGTGGACTGCATCGTCACCGTCTCGCACTCGGTCGCCGCCTTCGGTGCGCTAGCTTCGCCGGCGGTAGAAGCAGACCGAACCAGCATCTGGTCCCTCGGGTGGTGGTGGTCGTCGTCTTTTTGTTCGGCCGTCAGTTTAGTTGGTCAGCTTCCTTCACCGTCAATTGGTCCCTGGACAGGTTAGCTTCCTTCGGCCCTgttctttgttttcaattttatcatagttgaatttgttgttgaaaattatCAATGAGCTGAATTTATTTCTGtaagttgaatttgttgctgaatATAATCAATATATCGCTGAACATTGCATTTTGTTGCTGGAAAACATTGAATTAATGAAGCATTTTATTGTGACAGAGTTGAagcattttatttcttttaaaatgttCCTATAAGTTGAATTGTTACTGAATATTACTTAGCTAAATCTTTTATTGCtgtaattcttttgtttttcttttgttagaaTTTAAAAGATGTCTTAGTCACAAATACCATTATCAGAAAAGCCACCATCTCAAGAACAAGCTCATCAACTTGAAAAATCAGGGGAAATCACTGTGATGTACATATATTGTGACAAATCTGTTAGGGGAGGTGGGATTAATTGATTTAAGATAATGATGGACCAAGTAACAATGCTATGGAAATATAGATGCAACTCTAAATAAGGAAAATGTTGGTCAAGTTTTAAATTTGTCTTAAGAAGATACAGATGCCAACTATGAGATCACTTCTTGGATATGATTTATCAATTGCGTTTATCTTTTGCTCACTCTTGTTCATTTAATTTGAGAAAATATTTGTACTAGTGACTagtttattatttctttttgcaTCATTAGTTATGTCTAAAAATTGATActtgattattattaatatgtttgTGACAACATGCATTTtaacttttgtttttaattttaattttataatttgatatttttatttaattatgaccCGGTCAACCGGGTGCATTAGTGACCCACTGGTTGAACCAGTGACCCGGTACCAGTTCGATTCTGATAACTATGAATCATGGATTTTATCTCATGGATGCTTTTACTGTGTTTTTATCAATTCTGACTACATAATTTGCAGGATAATAGTTATtgctactctttttcttttatttgatacCAAGTCAATCGGTTCAACCAGTGATTCGTTGGTTGAACCAGTAACTAATGACCCAGTATTATGATCAGTTTAATTATTGGTTCGTTTTGATAACTATGCTGAGAACCCTTAAGCTAGTGCTCTTTGCCTCAGTCCCTCAACCTCCTTCCTCGTGCTTTGTCCCTCTCTCCCTTCACCTTCACGCGACCACGTACGCCACCGCCAATCTTGATTTTCCTCGCTGTCGAGCTGCTGCTGCTGCCTCTCCCTCTTGTTGTTTGCCTCTCTTCGGGTTTGCTTCTTcctctttatttatttcttattttgctaCAGTTAATTGAAGTGTGGTTTCTTCATATTTGAACCACTTTCTTTTCATTCCTATTCTAATTAGCAACCCACCCCACAATTGATGTTCAGTGCATTTGTGCTAACTAGTAGAGTTCCATTTTTGCATATATCTTATGTTGCAtgtaaattattcaaatataatACTTAAAACTGTGTTAATGGAACCTGGTTTAACCATAAAataactcatagtgaagtctaAGGCTCAGCTTTTGATTTCTGCTGAGTTAGATCAAATGTTGCTTATTGGCTTCTTCCATGAATTCTTTATCGATCCGAAGCTTGTCACCTTGATTCTTTATTCTAACTTGTGATTTTCGTAAGTTCACTTTAAGCTGTTGTAATATGCTATCTCTGTTCCTAAGCATTTCTTGAACCCATGGGCCGATGGGCGGGCGGGCTGCCGCGGGGGGCGCTGTTGTGGTGACGGTGTATTTTGTCATGGAGGGTGTAGGTTGGCCATATACAATCTCAAACGGGGTCATGCCTGCATTGGTTTTAGAATTCTGTATTATACCACATTTCTTCCCATGTTAATTCCTTGGCCCATTCTTTATGATTTTCAAATGAAAAGCACCgcaaaaacatctctaaaatcATGTTCACTCCTTCGATTTGACCATCTGATTGTGGATGGTAAGCTGATGACATGGTCAATGGTGTCCCTTGCAGTTTAAATAACTGTTGCCAAAAGCACTAATGAACACTTATCCCAGTCTGATAAAATGGTTATTGGCATGCCACGGAGCTTGACAATGTTAATGAAAAACAACTCAGCAGTTAACATAGCATTGTAGTCACCTTTAAGCAGTAGAACGTGTGCATATTTGGAGAGTTGATCAACTACTACTAGCACCACTGTGAAACCATGTGAATTTGGCAATCCTGTGATAAACTCCAGGCTTACATCTTCGCAAACGTTTTCAAGAATCAGTAGCGGTTGTAATAATATGGAATTCACATGGGCAActtattttaagtattttatgcTAATCTTATCTAATAAAATTGTGTAGAgtatgatataaatttttatattcttacAGTCTTACTTTGGGTGCATCAAGTGGTTTATTACTGTTAATATTGTTGCAGATATCTTATGTCTGGAGATATATCTGCTAAGGCACCTCACATGCAATtactttctaagttatttcaaACTATAGGGTTTTTTGGTTATTTCCCCATTACTTTTGTGAGTAGTGTTATCATGAATTGTAATTAGTGTCTTactttctttcccttcttttaTTGGAAACTTGAAGTAATTTATACCTCATGGCTATCAGGTTTCAGATTTCTTGGCAAGGCAAATGAAGTGCATAGGTACTTGTTTTTTGAGCTTATAATCATGGAAACTTCTGCAATGGCTTTATTGTgttgtaaatttttattttctttgtgatggtattttttttttggtggttTTGACTATTGATTTACAAGATATGTGATAGCTTGTATAAGTAATTTATAtccttcattttcatttttaggtAGCAGATGTAAATTCAACAATAGGCGCAATAATGTCAATGCGGAAATTCATCAAACACCTTCGGTCATGCCACCAATCCCTGCCCAACACACACTCCTTCTCCACTGTTTCCACCCAAACTCCAAAAAGCCACCACCACCGTGTCGAAGACCCTCACTCTTTGCTGAAAGAGGACCCAATCGAAATATGCACATCTTTGTGGGTCAAATCCTTCTCCTCCCCAAACCACTACACCTTCTCCAACCTCACCggttttctctccaaatttgaTCTTTGGGTCCTTGCCTACCAGCGCTCTTGTGCCCACTCCACCGGCACCTTCCCTCCCCGCAACGCCATCCACTCCCACCACCTCCAAAACCTTCTCTCTCTCCGAAATGCTGTTGTTTGTGGTCGTTTTAGATGGAATGACAAGGCCCACCAGCTCCTCCTCGCTCCCAACGCCTTAAAACCCCTCTCAAAACGCAAACTTGAAAAGTTTATGAACTCATCTGAGCCCTGTTTCCAGGACCGGGTGGTTCAGGAGGTTCTCTTGATGATCCTTGAGCCTGTTTTCGAGTCTAGGTTTTCACAGAAATCACATGCCTTTCGACCGGGAAGAAGCGCCCACACCGTGATTCGAACAATTAGGAGTAATTTTGCTGGATACTTGTGGTTTTTGAAGGGCGATTTGAGTGATATTCTCGATACTGTGGATCAGAATGTGGTCATGGTGTGTCTTGAAAAAGGTACAAAGGATAGGAAAATCTTGGGTTTGATAAAATCTGCACTTAAAGAGCATCCTTTGAAGTGTGTGTCTAGGAATGATGAGGAGAAGGAAGAGTTAAGGAAGGTTAAGAAGAGGAGGGCTACTAAGAAGAGGATTCTCAATGAGAATGAGCCGAAGCCGGACCCGTATTGGTTGAGGACTTTCTTCGGTTTCGCGCCAGAGGAGGCTGCTAAGGTACCTGATTATGGTTATTGTGGGATTTTAAGTCCATTGATTGCTAATGTCTGCCTTAATGAATTGGATCACATGATGGAAGGGATGATTGTTGAGTTTTTTAGGCCTTGTAAGTTTGATTCAATATGGCGGTATTCAATTGATGATGGTTGTCATAACCCTGCATGGCCGGAGTTTGTTCCAGCCAGTGGAAAGGAGAAGACTAGGAAGATGGATTACATAAGATATGGGGGTCATTTCTTAATTGGAATCAGAGGGCCTAGGGAGGATGCAGTGGAAGTTAGGAAGAAAATTATTGAGTTTTGTGAGAGTACTTTCGGATTAAGGTTGGATAATTCGAAGCTAGAGATTGAGCATATTTCAAGGGGGATCCAGTTCTTGGATCATATAATATGCCGGAGGGTGATATACCCGACATTGCGTTACACTGGTTCTGGAGGTAACATTGTGAGTGAAAAGGGTGTTGGAACCTTGCTTTCGGTTACTGCTAGCTTGCCACAATGCATTCGTCAATTTAGGCATCTAGAACTGGTGAAGGGTGACAAGGACCCGAAGCCACTTCCTTGTACTCCTATGTTGTATTCGGGTCAAGCTCATACGAACTCCCAAATGAATAAATTTCTCGAGACCATGGCTGATTGGTATAGGTATGCTGACAATCGCAAAAAAGTTGTTGGCTTTTGCGCTTATGTAGTTCGTAGTTCTTTGGCCAAATTGTATGCTGCTAGGTACAGGCTGAAGTCACGTGCCAAAGTGTATGGTATAGCATCGCGAAATCTTAGCCGTCCGCTGAGGGAGAGCACTAACAATTCTGCGCCTGAATATTCAGATCTTTTGAGGATGGGGCTGGTTGATGTAATTGAGGGTGTTCAGTTTTCACACATGTCGTTAATTCCATCCTGTGATTACACACCATTCCCAAGGAACTGGATCCCAGGTCATGAGCGGGTGTTGCATGAATACATAAAACTTGAAAATCCTAAGTTTTTCTGTGAATTGCTCAGAACTGTCAAGCAAAAAGGTTTAATTCTTCCTCAAGAAGAAATATCTCAAATGGTATGGGACTACAAAACTCTTGGGGTTCGTTATTTCCATTCCAATCAAGATCAAGAAATCAAAACTGATCCAAAGAAGATAACTGAGTAAGTTTAGCAATGATATACAGATTAATGGAGTCTTCTCGACACTGAGATTCTGTTTCTGAGCTGGTGACAACAGAAAAATGGTTATCTACACTGTTGGGTCGTTTTCTACATCGAGTGGGCAAGTCCTTCATACCCTACACTATCAACAATGCTGAATTATAGAATCCAGATGAGGGCATTGTGATTCACTATCAACAATGTAGAACATCGCATTGGTAACAGGTACAGAAAAAAATTACTGCAACAGTAAAACCACATGTAGTCGATGACTTGCTTAGTTGGATTTGGAATTTGGAGCTTCCTTGGTGTGAAATTGTGAATTCTTGAGGATAATATTTCGGATGGCAAAGAAGGTTGTTTGCTGGTTATTTTACCAGGGAAGCACTTTAACATAATACTTGCATCTAATTTCACCATGTTCCATTATTCAAAAGGAAGTGTTCAAGAGGAATAATTCTTTTCTCCTGTGGAAGGTACCTTCCTATGACCACCAAGCATAGGGAATTCCATCTACTACTGGTAATTTTTAACTACTGCAGGATGGAATATATGTTGGAGATTGATGAATGTTGATTGATCAACTATGATATTAATAATTTCGAAATTAATGTGTTTGAAATTAACAAGCCATCTGATCTACTTTGCTTGTCTCTGACATTAGAATGTGTGATACAGTTTGTTTTCTATTGATGAGACAATTATCTTAAAGTTTCCATCAGTGGAAGGTAGATGAAATGTAGGTGCCGAATTTATGCATACTGTTGTGGATTGGAATTTATTTTGGAGGACTGTGGTCAAATTAGAAAACTTAGATGAAGAGCAATAATGTTATCTACTTAGTCCTTACAGCATGGGAAAAACGTTTCTTATATCATTATGCATTATTGTACATCTACCAATAATGTCTGACAAAtagttgaaaataataattaaatgtttttttcttttttggttgaAAATGAGTAGAAGAATATTTTACATATTGTATTGTATAGTTGGTCTGTTGGTGTATGGATTCCAATTTGTTATTAGGTCTTTGAGCTACACTTTGAAACAACCTTCAGTTCTGTCCTTCTTGTTGCTAGataaattagaaaagaaaataggagTATGTTATATTTGAAGATGTGGTATTAGATTCTTGTCGCTACAACAAAAGAGCTGAAGATGTTTGTCTTTAAGTAATTGGATGTACTTTTCCCTTTTGGGACAATTTTGGATGTACTGTTAATGTAAAGAAATTATCATATTTAATGTAATTATTTTGTAGCGAGGCCTAGCCAAAAACTGCATTGATCAATCAACCTTTAAGAAGGAACATCCTGATCAGTGGAAATATGTTTAAGAATATAGGATAAATTATGTTGATATCTTCTATAATTTGGCGAAGATTTAATTTAGTAAAACTATACTGCAATTTCATTTTAACTATCCGGactacaataatatttttcaagtCTCTCTTAGAAAGAAGTTATTAGTATTGTATATGTCCGTTAGAGTGATTAGTGTCAGATTATTCAAAGTTATACAAAATTGGTTATAATACtgccttttttttaattttaaaaaatcactatACAGAAATGAAGCTTCTCCAAGCTAAGCttagcatttttttttttttggggcgAAAATTCTCGAGTATATTACTAGCTGAAACAGTAATGACTAATTCCTAACTTTGTCCGAATTCACTTTTCGATCAGTAGGACGTGTCTCATTTGTTCAGTTAGATTGATCATATGCTTGAAATTCAACAGCAAATTAACACTACAAATAAaagcaataaataaaaatattcccAAATCTCAAATTGTTGCAATCAATGACGTTTCAAAGTAGGTTGTTGTAAACCCTAAAAGACAACATATGCTCAATAATTGTTATATTGGTCCATCTACTGTGTGATCAAATTCATTAACAAAGTTACAAAGACTTCATAGTCAGTGGTATGAGATGGAGACAATTTTCTGAGGAAACGTGGACcgctatattttttataatttttaaaatatatttaatgtttaACAAGTGTTTTTAAGgtatttattatttgataaactcttaaattaaaaaagccTCATTTCTTATATAATACCCATTTAAGGATATTATTGCcgtaaaattatttatctaaaaaagGCTTAAGCAACTTCataaatgattatttattttatatatcccTCACATCaagagttttttatttatttatgtgaatttttgtatgtgttttttttgtAGTTTGTCTTAtacgaaaattattttttctataataataaatatagaactttagattttttcattataaaaattttaatactatatCATTTAAGTTGTTGACAAATAaagatacataaataattaaatattttataattataNAATGTAATCCCACTAATGTAAACCCTATTCAAATGACGCACCATGCTATAGGTCATATTTTACAACTACATGCTTATCTTCTAACACTTTAACACAGATGAGAGTTCCGACAAAAAGGAAAGCACGagagtaatttttctttttcaaaggtACCTAGCTAGATTGCTGCTTGTGAGTTGTGACTATATATGATAGTTCTTCAACATGACCAAGACCAACCAAGCATAGAGATTTATTATTAACTTAGTCTATATATTAGTTATATCGATATTTTTGGcattaattatttgatataaaattgtAATGTGTAGAGTAAATAACAAAACACATGCTATTTTTATAATACAGAGCAGAACTCAAACCTCCGACACTTatttaagcggacgagtgagctAACCAATTGATCaatctaaattaattaaaacacaTGCTCTTTCTGCTCAATTTTATGCTGATTTTAGAGGTGTAATTTTCCCCATAACAATAtctatttagttttttttttgttggcgTAAGCtcctttaataataaaaagaaaaaaaagaaataacaaaatCGATAATATTaaaggaacaaaaaataatcaatccaaatttattttatttagtatttatttattacaatatgcattaaataaaatcaaaagtaatCAATTTTGACCATTTTTTGctactatattttttttgccaaacTTTTCTGATAACCAAACACATGAAATGGCTAGCAGAATATACAAACCATATAACTAGAAATTCCATGAATCCAAATTGAAAACTCTGACCATTTctcttaacaaaaattttgataccTTAATTAAATCCG is part of the Arachis duranensis cultivar V14167 chromosome 1, aradu.V14167.gnm2.J7QH, whole genome shotgun sequence genome and encodes:
- the LOC107473441 gene encoding nuclear intron maturase 1, mitochondrial; translated protein: MSMRKFIKHLRSCHQSLPNTHSFSTVSTQTPKSHHHRVEDPHSLLKEDPIEICTSLWVKSFSSPNHYTFSNLTGFLSKFDLWVLAYQRSCAHSTGTFPPRNAIHSHHLQNLLSLRNAVVCGRFRWNDKAHQLLLAPNALKPLSKRKLEKFMNSSEPCFQDRVVQEVLLMILEPVFESRFSQKSHAFRPGRSAHTVIRTIRSNFAGYLWFLKGDLSDILDTVDQNVVMVCLEKGTKDRKILGLIKSALKEHPLKCVSRNDEEKEELRKVKKRRATKKRILNENEPKPDPYWLRTFFGFAPEEAAKVPDYGYCGILSPLIANVCLNELDHMMEGMIVEFFRPCKFDSIWRYSIDDGCHNPAWPEFVPASGKEKTRKMDYIRYGGHFLIGIRGPREDAVEVRKKIIEFCESTFGLRLDNSKLEIEHISRGIQFLDHIICRRVIYPTLRYTGSGGNIVSEKGVGTLLSVTASLPQCIRQFRHLELVKGDKDPKPLPCTPMLYSGQAHTNSQMNKFLETMADWYRYADNRKKVVGFCAYVVRSSLAKLYAARYRLKSRAKVYGIASRNLSRPLRESTNNSAPEYSDLLRMGLVDVIEGVQFSHMSLIPSCDYTPFPRNWIPGHERVLHEYIKLENPKFFCELLRTVKQKGLILPQEEISQMVWDYKTLGVRYFHSNQDQEIKTDPKKITE